A window of the Lactobacillus gasseri ATCC 33323 = JCM 1131 genome harbors these coding sequences:
- a CDS encoding phosphatase PAP2 family protein has product MDNDYNLPHLLEITRGEIFLKKKDNNLVVHDTLVPGFIFLILYVIWALLVIYKNPFIHSFDQAIIHLISNNNPVSVAIATKLTVIGNTSTLTIATIVLFIGLLIAKKFSYAFFSAGLMICANGYNWITKHAVERHRPLVHHLVFADGYSFPSGHSVGSATFFGILIILTILLVKNKFWRTTLITIWLIFPLFIGYTRIFCHVHYPSDVVGGWLEGTTFVLLGFSVLYHSYLKKHK; this is encoded by the coding sequence ATGGATAATGATTATAATTTACCACATCTACTAGAAATTACAAGGGGAGAAATTTTTTTGAAAAAGAAAGATAACAATTTAGTCGTTCACGACACACTGGTTCCAGGATTTATTTTTTTAATTCTCTATGTAATCTGGGCCCTCTTAGTCATATATAAAAATCCATTTATTCATTCTTTTGACCAAGCAATTATTCATCTTATTTCTAATAACAACCCAGTCAGCGTAGCAATTGCAACTAAGTTGACTGTGATTGGGAATACTAGTACTTTAACAATTGCAACTATTGTTTTATTCATCGGCTTGCTTATCGCCAAAAAATTTAGTTATGCTTTCTTTTCGGCTGGATTAATGATATGCGCCAATGGCTACAATTGGATTACTAAGCATGCAGTTGAACGTCATCGTCCTTTAGTTCATCACCTAGTTTTTGCAGATGGTTATAGTTTTCCATCAGGCCATTCTGTTGGCAGCGCAACTTTCTTCGGAATTCTAATTATTTTAACTATCTTATTAGTCAAAAATAAATTTTGGCGCACTACGCTAATTACTATTTGGCTTATTTTTCCACTGTTTATCGGTTATACTCGAATCTTCTGCCATGTTCATTATCCTTCTGATGTAGTCGGTGGGTGGCTAGAAGGTACTACTTTTGTTCTGCTAGGCTTTTCAGTTCTCTACCATTCTTACTTAAAAAAGCATAAATAA
- a CDS encoding MDR family MFS transporter, whose protein sequence is MQNKSNTKIVTIAIFLTTFMTAIEGTIVSTAMPTIVSDLNGLEIMNWVVSIFLLMTAVSTPIYGKLADSIGRKPVFLFGIAVFVVGSALCGIAQNMVELILFRVIQGLGSGAVQPVAVTIIADLYTLEKRAKMLGLNSGFWGVASVIAPLLGGFIVQHLSWHWIFYINVPLGIIAFLLVIFFLKEKKTSSNSTLDLKGTTCLVIFLLALMIFLQELEDGLNLVLLGLVAIIIISAIIFFKTEKRAKDPIMPLDMLSSKEFTMINLITLLISGVVIGFEFYIPTWMQGINATSASVAGFAVTPSSLMWIVGSFLIGGMLGRWGIKKTYDYMLLILIIADLALILVPIYTSFWVFCLIAAFNGTAFGAITTASQVRSQVLVGRDKIGVATSFNTLMKYLGQTMMVSIYGITFNMVVAKHLAHYPNLTQKMMNDIVSADKAKHLAANLIPGLRQVLLSGLKSVYVVSLIVIVLSLILNQLYRQKKIAK, encoded by the coding sequence ATGCAAAATAAGAGTAATACTAAAATTGTCACGATTGCCATCTTTTTGACGACCTTTATGACTGCAATTGAAGGTACTATTGTTTCAACGGCCATGCCAACTATTGTTTCTGATCTGAATGGATTAGAAATCATGAATTGGGTAGTTTCCATCTTTTTATTGATGACTGCTGTTTCAACACCAATTTATGGAAAATTAGCTGATAGTATCGGCAGGAAACCTGTTTTTCTATTTGGAATTGCAGTTTTCGTAGTTGGTTCTGCGCTCTGCGGAATTGCTCAAAATATGGTAGAACTAATCCTCTTTCGTGTGATTCAGGGATTGGGTTCAGGTGCTGTTCAGCCAGTGGCAGTTACAATCATCGCTGATTTATATACGCTTGAAAAAAGAGCCAAGATGTTAGGATTGAACTCAGGCTTTTGGGGAGTAGCTTCTGTTATTGCTCCCTTACTAGGTGGATTTATTGTACAGCATCTTTCATGGCATTGGATTTTTTATATTAATGTGCCATTAGGAATCATAGCCTTTCTTTTGGTCATCTTCTTCTTAAAAGAAAAGAAAACCAGCAGTAATTCTACGTTAGACTTAAAAGGAACAACTTGCTTGGTTATCTTTTTGTTGGCTTTAATGATATTTTTACAAGAGTTAGAAGATGGCTTAAATTTAGTCTTACTAGGCTTAGTCGCTATCATTATTATTTCAGCTATTATCTTTTTCAAAACTGAGAAAAGGGCAAAAGATCCAATTATGCCATTAGATATGTTGAGTAGTAAAGAATTTACAATGATTAACTTGATTACACTACTTATTTCTGGCGTAGTAATTGGTTTTGAATTTTACATTCCGACCTGGATGCAAGGGATAAATGCTACAAGTGCGTCTGTTGCTGGCTTTGCAGTAACACCAAGTTCTTTAATGTGGATCGTAGGCTCATTTTTAATTGGTGGTATGTTAGGTCGATGGGGGATAAAGAAAACATATGATTATATGTTGCTTATCTTGATAATTGCCGATTTAGCATTAATTTTAGTTCCAATTTACACATCGTTTTGGGTATTTTGTCTAATTGCGGCCTTTAACGGAACAGCTTTTGGGGCTATTACTACAGCTTCACAAGTTCGCTCTCAAGTACTGGTTGGACGCGATAAGATTGGTGTTGCGACTAGTTTTAATACACTAATGAAATATTTAGGACAGACGATGATGGTATCGATCTATGGTATTACTTTTAATATGGTCGTAGCCAAACATTTAGCGCATTATCCAAATTTAACGCAAAAGATGATGAATGATATTGTTTCTGCTGATAAGGCTAAACATTTAGCAGCTAATTTAATACCTGGTTTAAGACAAGTATTATTGAGCGGGTTAAAGTCTGTATATGTAGTTTCTCTAATTGTTATTGTTTTATCTTTGATTCTTAATCAACTCTATAGGCAAAAGAAAATTGCCAAATAA
- the leuS gene encoding leucine--tRNA ligase has protein sequence MYNHKTVEKKWQKYWAEHDTFKTGNDPKKKNYYALDMFPFPSGKGLHVGHPEGYTATDIISRMKRAQGYNVLHPMGWDAFGLPTEQYALKTGEDPEKVTKENIANFKKQLNKLGFSYDWDREVTTSDPNYYKWTQWVFEQMYKKGLAYEAEVPVNWSPDLGTVVANEEIVDGKTERGGYPVYRRNMRQWMLKMTAYADRLLEDLDDLDWPEPVKEMQRNWIGRSEGAQVTFKVKDSDKTFDVFTTRPDTLFGVSYTVLAPESKLVQEITTPEQKAAVDSYIKKIESKSDLERTDLNKDKTGVFTGAYAINPVNGKEVPVWISDYVLASYGTGAVMAVPAHDDRDYAFATKFGLPINRVIEGGDLEKEAFTGNGKHINSDFLDGLDNEEAKKRMIEWLEDHNAGQKKVNYKLRDWDFSRQRYWGEPIPVIHWEDGTTSLVPEDELPLRLPHATDIKPSGTPESPLANLTDWVNVVDKNGRKGKRETNTMPNWAGSSWYYLRYIDPHNDKELADYDLLKKWLPVDLYIGGAEHAVRHLLYARFWHKVLYDLGVVPTKEPFQRLYNQGLILKNHEKMSKSKGNVVNPDDVIDEYGADSLRMYEMFMGPLDASIDWDDNGPASTKKFLDRVWRLFVNDLDLKAIPQERIVDKNDGELDKVYAETVKKVTEDFDALHFNTAISQMMVFINAAQKAKTIPREYAEGFVKLLAPVAPHMMEEIWQVFGHDESISYAKWPEYDPAKLVESTVEIMVQVNGKLRGKFKAAKDSAKDALEKEALSLDHVQKFLDGKDVKKVIVIPNKIVNIVAK, from the coding sequence GTGTACAATCACAAAACCGTAGAAAAAAAGTGGCAAAAATATTGGGCAGAGCATGATACTTTTAAGACAGGAAATGATCCTAAGAAGAAAAATTATTATGCTTTAGATATGTTCCCATTTCCATCTGGCAAGGGACTTCATGTAGGACACCCAGAAGGCTATACTGCAACTGACATTATCTCTAGAATGAAGCGAGCACAAGGTTATAATGTGCTTCATCCGATGGGATGGGATGCTTTTGGCCTGCCAACAGAACAATACGCATTAAAGACTGGTGAAGATCCAGAAAAAGTTACTAAAGAAAATATTGCTAACTTTAAAAAACAACTTAATAAGCTTGGCTTTTCATATGATTGGGATCGCGAAGTAACAACTTCTGACCCTAATTACTACAAGTGGACCCAATGGGTTTTTGAACAAATGTACAAAAAAGGTTTAGCTTATGAAGCTGAAGTTCCTGTTAACTGGTCACCAGATTTAGGAACAGTTGTTGCCAATGAAGAAATCGTTGATGGTAAAACTGAACGTGGTGGTTACCCAGTTTACCGTCGTAATATGCGTCAGTGGATGCTTAAGATGACTGCTTATGCAGATCGCTTACTTGAAGATCTAGACGATTTAGATTGGCCAGAACCGGTTAAAGAAATGCAACGTAACTGGATTGGTCGTTCAGAAGGTGCACAAGTTACTTTTAAGGTTAAAGATAGTGATAAGACTTTTGATGTCTTTACTACTCGTCCAGATACTTTATTTGGTGTTAGCTACACAGTGCTTGCTCCTGAAAGTAAATTAGTTCAAGAAATCACTACTCCTGAGCAAAAAGCGGCAGTTGATTCTTACATTAAGAAAATTGAATCTAAGTCTGACCTTGAAAGAACTGATTTGAATAAGGATAAGACCGGTGTATTTACAGGTGCTTACGCAATTAATCCTGTTAATGGCAAGGAAGTTCCAGTTTGGATTTCTGATTATGTCCTAGCAAGTTACGGTACTGGTGCAGTAATGGCAGTGCCAGCTCATGATGATCGTGATTATGCTTTTGCTACTAAATTTGGTTTACCAATTAACCGAGTTATTGAAGGCGGAGATTTAGAAAAAGAGGCTTTCACTGGTAATGGTAAGCATATTAATTCGGACTTCTTAGACGGCCTAGATAATGAAGAAGCTAAGAAGAGAATGATTGAATGGCTTGAAGATCACAATGCTGGTCAAAAGAAGGTTAACTATAAACTTCGTGACTGGGACTTTTCTCGTCAACGCTACTGGGGTGAACCAATTCCTGTTATTCATTGGGAAGATGGCACTACTTCATTAGTTCCTGAAGATGAATTACCACTTCGTCTGCCACATGCAACTGACATTAAGCCATCTGGTACTCCAGAAAGCCCACTTGCTAACTTAACTGACTGGGTAAATGTTGTTGATAAAAATGGTCGAAAAGGTAAGCGTGAAACTAATACGATGCCTAACTGGGCTGGTTCTTCTTGGTACTACTTACGGTATATTGATCCGCACAATGATAAAGAATTAGCAGATTATGACTTACTTAAAAAATGGCTTCCAGTAGACCTTTATATTGGTGGTGCAGAACACGCAGTTCGTCACCTTCTTTACGCTAGATTCTGGCACAAGGTACTTTATGACTTAGGTGTTGTACCAACCAAGGAACCATTCCAACGTTTGTATAACCAAGGCTTGATTTTGAAGAATCACGAAAAGATGTCTAAGTCTAAGGGTAACGTAGTTAATCCAGACGATGTGATTGATGAATATGGTGCCGACTCACTTAGAATGTATGAAATGTTCATGGGCCCACTTGATGCTTCAATCGACTGGGATGACAATGGTCCAGCTTCAACTAAGAAGTTCCTAGATCGCGTATGGCGTCTATTTGTTAACGATCTCGACTTAAAAGCAATTCCGCAAGAAAGAATTGTTGACAAAAATGACGGTGAACTTGATAAAGTTTATGCTGAAACCGTTAAGAAAGTTACAGAAGATTTTGATGCCTTACACTTTAATACAGCAATTAGTCAAATGATGGTATTTATAAATGCTGCTCAAAAGGCTAAGACTATTCCACGTGAATATGCTGAAGGTTTTGTTAAGTTGCTTGCTCCAGTGGCACCACACATGATGGAAGAAATTTGGCAAGTCTTTGGTCATGATGAATCAATCTCTTATGCTAAATGGCCAGAATATGATCCAGCTAAATTAGTTGAATCAACTGTTGAAATTATGGTTCAAGTTAATGGTAAACTTCGTGGAAAATTTAAGGCTGCTAAAGATTCTGCTAAAGATGCTTTAGAAAAAGAAGCTCTTTCTCTTGACCATGTTCAAAAATTCTTAGATGGAAAAGATGTTAAGAAAGTGATTGTTATTCCAAACAAGATCGTTAACATTGTTGCTAAGTAA